One Triticum dicoccoides isolate Atlit2015 ecotype Zavitan chromosome 4B, WEW_v2.0, whole genome shotgun sequence genomic window carries:
- the LOC119292072 gene encoding ALA-interacting subunit 1-like encodes MYPLEMEGNSNPKTTNKPKYSKFTQQELPACKPLLTPEIVIAAFALIGALFVPIGLASLHASRQVVELVHRYDASCVPVDDKVGFIQNSRTDKTCTITMTVPKYMKSPIHVHYLIDGFYQNHRRYVRSRSDKQLRYKSAAHLTSDCVPEGDTADHAPIVPCGLVAWSLFNDTYTVRVNGVVTQVNKKDIAWKSDKNNKFGKNIYPSNFQKGRLIGGATLNESIPLSEQEDLIVWMRTAALPTFRKLYGRIEKDINANDNVTVVIQNNYNTYSFGGSKALVLSTASWIGGKNNFIGFAYLTIGGLCLSLAMGFLVLYIVKRRNFADPSNLSWNR; translated from the exons ATGTATCCTTTGGAAATGGAAGGCAACTCGAACCCAAAGACGACCAACAAGCCCAAGT ATTCCAAGTTTACGCAGCAGGAGCTTCCAGCATGCAAGCCACTACTCACACCTGAAATC GTCATTGCCGCCTTTGCGCTCATTGGCGCCCTGTTTGTTCCCATCGGGCTTGCGTCGCTGCATGCATCACGACAG GTTGTCGAACTGGTGCATAGATATGATGCAAGTTGTGTGCCCGTGGATGACAAGGTTGGGTTCATCCAGAACTCCAGGACTGACAAAACATGCACAATAACGATGACT GTGCCAAAATACATGAAGAGCCCAATCCATGTCCATTACCTGATCGACGGCTTCTATCAAAACCATCGAAG GTATGTGAGAAGTCGAAGTGACAAACAACTGCGTTATAAGAGTGCTGCACATTTGACATCGGATTGTGTGCCTGAAGGTGATACCGCTGATCATGCTCCAATTGTTCCATGTGGCCTTGTTGCTTGGAGTTTGTTCAACGACACATATACAGTTCGGGTCAATGGGGTGGTTACTCAAGTGAATAAAAAGGACATAGCTTGGAAGAGTGACAAGAACAATAAATTCGGCAAGAATATCTATCCCAGTAACTTCCAGAAGGGAAGGCTTATAGGTGGCGCTACACTAAATGAGAGCATACCA TTAAGTGAGCAAGAAGATCTCATTGTCTGGATGAGAACTGCTGCCCTCCCAACTTTCAGGAAGCTGTATGGCAGAATTGAGAAAGATATCAATGCAAATGATAATGTAACAGTGGTTATACAGAACAACTATAACACATATAGTTTTGGAGGATCAAAAGCGTTGGTCCTTTCTACTGCATCTTGGATTGGAGGAAAAAACAACTTCATTGGTTTTGCATATCTGACTATTGGTGGTTTGTGCCTTTCCCTTGCTATGGGCTTCTTAGTTCTCTACATAGTTAAACGAAG GAACTTTGCAGACCCCTCGAACCTCTCATGGAATAGATGA
- the LOC119292071 gene encoding uncharacterized protein LOC119292071 yields the protein MACRRSAALLWAALLLHLAAAAEAASKPPAVVGGPVSRAEDARLFHIYYGQGFKVIKNAWDGNSYLLMQSTSKMASRTRYCTGRIKSFVVPLANYSLDTTASPVSFFELLGVLENLKGVTSPQVASQCVLQAYASGNVQLVNGTDAGKLSQFCAHFVSTDQDKGCNFAAYVPSEEDTPLQRAEWIKYLGTFTNSEDRANAVYDAIKTNYLCLSKAAAALSTRFKPVVAWVEFTEGVWTFVRESYKLQYVKDAGAEIVDATITDKRFNGSDPEDMDSLHAILCTVDVVIDQTYASDPAEYKLSTFLDNIDVGRDSCFSFITNQSIWRFDKRIGNSKTLDWSDGAISQPQLVLADLIEVFFPTGNYTTVYFRNLAKEEGVTEIGPEMCTRSISTPMEPTILPCQ from the exons ATGGCGTGCCGCCGGAGCGCGGCGCTGCTGTGGGCGGCTCTGCTCCTGcacttggccgccgccgccgaggcggcGAGCAAGCCGCCGGCGGTGGTGGGCGGGCCGGTGTCGCGGGCGGAGGACGCGCGGCTGTTCCACATATACTACGGACAGGGCTTCAAGGTGATCAAGAACGCCTGGGACGGCAACAGCTACCTCCTCATGCAG AGCACGTCCAAGATGGCGAGCAGGACGAGGTACTGCACGGGGAGGATCAAGTCCTTCGTCGTCCCCCTCGCCAACTACTCCCTCGACACCACCGCCTCTCCAG TGTCCTTCTTTGAG CTACTTGGGGTGCTGGAGAACCTGAAGGGGGTAACATCACCTCAGGTGGCCTCTCAGTGCGTGCTCCAGGCATATGCAAGTGGAAATGTTCAGCTTGTCAACGGGACAGACGCAGGCAAACTCTCGCAGTTCTGCGCGCATTTCGTGAGCACGGATCAAGATAAAGGTTGCAACTTCGCAGCCTACGTGCCCTCCGAAGAGGACACGCCGTTGCAG AGGGCCGAGTGGATCAAATACCTGGGAACGTTCACCAACTCCGAAGACAGGGCCAATGCAGTATATGATGCA ATTAAGACAAACTATCTGTGCCTAAGCAAAGCAGCAGCTGCCCTAAGCACCCGATTCAAGCCTGTAGTGGCATGGGTCGAATTCACAGAG GGAGTGTGGACATTTGTCAGAGAAAGCTACAAGTTACAG TATGTCAAAGATGCAGGAGCAGAGATTGTTGATGCAACTATTACCGATAAGCGATTCAACGGTTCCGATCCAGAGGACATGGACAGCTTACATGCCATCCTTTGT ACGGTGGATGTGGTCATAGATCAGACATACGCCTCGGATCCTGCAGAGTACAAGCTGTCCACATTTTTGGACAATATTGATGTGGGCCGTGACTCTTGTTTTAGTTTCATAACGAACCAAAGCATATGGAGATTTGATAAAAGAATAGGAAATTCAAAGACACTTG ATTGGTCAGATGGAGCTATCTCCCAGCCCCAGTTGGTTCTTGCTGATCTAATAGAAGTTTTCTTCCCAACGGGGAACTACACAACAGTTTACTTCAGGAACCTTGCAAAG GAAGAAGGGGTCACAGAAATTGGCCCTGAAATGTGCACTAGGAGCATATCCACGCCCATGGAGCCTACGATCCTGCCCTGCCAATGA